GGGCGAGGTCCTGGTAGATGGTCGCGATCCCCAGTGCGCTGGCCGCCTGGGGGCTGTCGACTCGCACGATCCGGTCCTCGAACCGGTAAGTCCCCGAGTCGGCGGCGACGATGCCGGAGATGATCTTCACCAGGGTCGACTTGCCGGCGCCGTTGTCGCCGACCAGCGCGGTGACCCGGTGCCCCTCGGCAGAGAAGTCCACCTCGGTGAGCGCCTGGACCGCGCCGAAGCGCTTGCTGACCTCGTGGAGCTCCAGCAGGGGCGCATCGTCGGGCATGTTGCCTCCTTCAGCGGGGCGCTACTGGGACAGACCGAGCTGATGGCAAGCCGAGGCCGCCGGGCCGGAGCAGATGTCGGCCGCCTTGAGGAAGCCGTCCGAGATCATCCGGCTGATGGTCTGCCTGGCGTTGGCCTTGGTGACCGCGACCGGGGTCAGGATGATCGAGGCCACGTCCTTCTGGCCGTTGTTGGTCTTCTGCTTGGCCAGACTGTCGGCCGCCGATCGGTTGCCGTTGACCAGGTCCACGGCCAGCTCGGCGGCCTGCCCGGCCTCCGGCTTGATCGCCTTGTAGGCCGTCATGTACTGCTGGCCGGTGAGGATGCGATGCACCGCCGCCAGCTCAGCGTCCTGGCCGGTGACCGGCCGGCTGGAGGGGTCGATGCCCTGGCCATTCATGGCCGCAATGGCACCCCCGGCGGTGCCGTCGTTGGCCGCGTAGACACCCTGGAAGCCATTCGTGCCGAGCGCGGTGATCGCCTGCTCCATCTCGGTCTGGGCCTGGTCGCCCGCGGTCGCGGCGATGGCGTCTCGGACCTTCTCGATCACGATCTCGTGGGCCTCCAGCAGACGAGACAGCATGGCCGGGACCTCCTCGACCCCGTCCGGAGGCCTCGGGACGGCGGTCACCTCAGCCACGTGTCGAGGGTCAGCGATCGCCACGCCGCCGAGCGT
The window above is part of the Actinomycetes bacterium genome. Proteins encoded here:
- a CDS encoding ferritin-like domain-containing protein, with the protein product MLHQRGKEIQRFGELRLLPIALAHDARAQSCQLLNQILADSIILYNLYKKHHWLVRGPTFYQLHLLLDKHAEEQLKLIDLLGERVQTLGGVAIADPRHVAEVTAVPRPPDGVEEVPAMLSRLLEAHEIVIEKVRDAIAATAGDQAQTEMEQAITALGTNGFQGVYAANDGTAGGAIAAMNGQGIDPSSRPVTGQDAELAAVHRILTGQQYMTAYKAIKPEAGQAAELAVDLVNGNRSAADSLAKQKTNNGQKDVASIILTPVAVTKANARQTISRMISDGFLKAADICSGPAASACHQLGLSQ